The Candidatus Hydrogenedentota bacterium genome includes a region encoding these proteins:
- a CDS encoding oligosaccharide flippase family protein, which produces MSGVVDITPESPGDAAITPAPPRKRSLKEMMLHGSSWSIVEYGGSQALRFLSNVLLAGIINDPVIFGVNVIVAVFMQGISMFSDLGIGQSIIQSKRGSDPKFLDTAWTMQIIRGVCFSLVSALLAWPVSRIYDNETVLYALPLAGMAGLIEGFNSTKLYLLNRDVRLGRLAAINIGTQVIAIIGTLIFAYFSRTVYALIAGALLSSLVRMIASHQFCPGPANRIAWDRASKYELLHFGKWIFFSTLFGFLASRGDQLLMGWYMPIAMFGAYGIAVFLKDGLVQGMHHISQRVLFPLYARIAEETPAELRRQTYRVRAVLMALSVPPVCVLVVWGQDIVGLFYPDKFQETGWMLQILSAGAIVSVIGSTVGPVLLAMGDSYRFMIMQGTRTVLMCVTMFVGGYAGALIGNAVLTPVIAQPDYFAPLAASFWNHGSMVGVLIGVTLPELFLYPVLVWAVRRYNVWLPKLDFAGLVLAIVLITLGFAI; this is translated from the coding sequence GTGTCCGGAGTAGTTGACATAACGCCGGAATCGCCGGGAGATGCGGCTATTACACCCGCACCACCGCGCAAGCGCTCGCTCAAGGAGATGATGCTTCATGGCTCGTCATGGAGCATCGTCGAATACGGAGGCAGTCAGGCGCTGCGCTTCCTGTCGAACGTCCTGTTGGCGGGGATCATAAACGACCCCGTGATATTCGGTGTCAATGTGATCGTCGCGGTGTTCATGCAGGGCATCAGTATGTTCTCCGATCTTGGTATCGGGCAGAGTATCATTCAGAGCAAGCGCGGCTCGGACCCGAAGTTTCTTGACACGGCATGGACGATGCAGATTATCCGGGGCGTCTGCTTCTCGCTCGTCTCGGCCCTGCTGGCGTGGCCGGTTTCGCGAATCTACGATAACGAGACTGTGCTGTACGCGCTGCCTTTGGCGGGCATGGCAGGCCTGATAGAGGGTTTCAATTCCACAAAACTCTATTTGCTCAACCGTGACGTGCGGCTCGGCCGCCTCGCCGCTATCAACATTGGCACGCAAGTCATCGCGATTATTGGAACCCTTATTTTCGCGTACTTCAGCCGTACCGTCTACGCGTTGATTGCGGGCGCTCTGCTCTCTTCTCTCGTCCGAATGATTGCGAGCCATCAGTTTTGTCCGGGCCCCGCGAATCGCATCGCATGGGACAGGGCATCGAAGTACGAACTGCTCCACTTCGGAAAGTGGATTTTCTTCAGCACGCTCTTCGGGTTTCTAGCGAGCCGCGGCGATCAGTTGCTTATGGGATGGTATATGCCGATCGCCATGTTCGGCGCGTACGGGATTGCCGTGTTTTTGAAGGACGGTCTGGTGCAGGGCATGCACCACATCTCGCAGCGCGTCCTGTTTCCGCTCTATGCACGTATTGCGGAGGAAACGCCCGCGGAATTGCGCCGCCAAACGTACCGAGTCCGTGCTGTCCTCATGGCGCTGAGCGTACCGCCCGTCTGCGTGCTCGTCGTTTGGGGTCAAGACATTGTCGGACTGTTCTATCCCGACAAGTTCCAGGAAACGGGCTGGATGCTACAGATTCTTTCCGCCGGCGCGATCGTTTCCGTCATTGGCAGCACGGTCGGTCCCGTGTTGCTTGCCATGGGCGACTCCTACCGGTTCATGATCATGCAAGGTACGCGGACGGTGTTGATGTGCGTGACGATGTTCGTTGGCGGTTACGCCGGTGCGCTCATCGGGAACGCCGTCCTCACACCTGTTATCGCTCAGCCAGACTACTTCGCGCCCCTGGCCGCAAGCTTTTGGAACCACGGCAGTATGGTCGGCGTGCTCATCGGTGTAACGCTGCCGGAACTATTCCTATACCCGGTCTTGGTTTGGGCCGTGCGCCGCTACAATGTTTGGCTGCCGAAACTGGACTTTGCCGGCCTCGTATTGGCGATAGTCCTGATTACGTTGGGATTCGCGATATGA
- a CDS encoding glycosyltransferase, with product MSGQDHTPTISVITPVFNNAQYMREAFDSILNQTVGDFEYIVINDGSTDNSLDVLSEYAAKDSRFRIASHGNKGYIAALNEGLEVARAEFIARMDADDIALPDRFEKQVAFLRANPDCVVVGGRVLLIDAEGAPLCEMCDEMTHEDIDAAHLAGRGGTIIHPAMMARRSAIEAIGRYSAKYPWAEDLDFFLRLAEVGRVANLPDVVLRYRQHLSSIGYSKSEKQQASTIDVVRDAHIRRGLPVPEGLDRRIVAPPSVGQSYRKWAWWALGAGYVASARKHALRALRKEPLSVESWRAMYCALRGH from the coding sequence ATGAGCGGCCAAGACCACACGCCCACAATATCGGTCATCACGCCGGTGTTCAACAACGCTCAATACATGCGCGAGGCGTTCGACAGCATTCTGAATCAGACCGTCGGCGATTTCGAATACATCGTGATCAATGACGGGTCAACCGACAACTCGCTCGATGTCCTTAGCGAGTACGCTGCGAAGGACTCACGGTTTCGCATCGCATCGCACGGAAACAAAGGTTACATCGCGGCCCTCAACGAGGGACTCGAGGTTGCACGGGCGGAGTTTATCGCGCGGATGGACGCGGATGATATAGCGCTGCCTGATCGCTTCGAGAAACAAGTCGCGTTTCTTCGCGCAAACCCCGACTGCGTTGTTGTTGGCGGACGTGTGCTTCTGATCGATGCGGAAGGTGCGCCGCTGTGCGAAATGTGCGACGAGATGACGCACGAAGACATCGACGCCGCACACCTTGCCGGCCGCGGCGGCACGATTATTCATCCAGCCATGATGGCGCGCCGCTCGGCGATTGAAGCCATCGGCCGGTACAGCGCGAAGTATCCCTGGGCGGAGGACCTCGATTTCTTCCTGCGGCTCGCGGAAGTGGGGCGTGTCGCAAACCTGCCCGACGTGGTCCTTCGCTATCGGCAGCATCTGTCGAGTATCGGTTATTCGAAATCGGAGAAACAGCAGGCTTCCACGATTGACGTTGTACGCGACGCGCACATTCGCCGCGGATTGCCTGTTCCCGAAGGGCTTGATCGGCGCATTGTCGCGCCGCCAAGCGTCGGGCAGTCGTACCGCAAATGGGCGTGGTGGGCGTTGGGGGCGGGCTACGTGGCCAGTGCACGCAAGCACGCGCTTCGCGCGCTGCGCAAGGAGCCGCTCTCCGTCGAATCGTGGCGCGCGATGTATTGTGCGCTACGGGGCCACTGA
- a CDS encoding glycosyltransferase family 4 protein: MRITFILPQPGLSGGIRVIAVYAERLKRRGHDVLLVHPPNAQPSFRARVRSLVRGQGWPRVPHVYPSHLDGLDVPRKLLDRWRPITAQDVPDADVVVATWWETAEWVSALPQSKGAKAYFIQHYEVHDNQPVERVKQTWSLPFHKIVVAQWLADIARDSYGDGDVSLVPNSVDLDVFHAPARGKQPAPTVGFMHAVVPWKGTDLACKGIRIARESIGRIDCVSFGMHPPTAAHPVPSDTRFTLLPGAEAIRDIYAQCDAWIVASRSEGFGLPILEAMACRTPVIATPTGAAPELVGQGGGILVNHESPRAIADAILRVARMSDAQWRAMSDRAYETARGYTWDDAVDRFEAALHAACAKSESRSRANADGAMAPRRREVRA, translated from the coding sequence ATGAGGATAACCTTCATACTTCCGCAGCCGGGTCTCTCCGGCGGCATCCGCGTGATCGCGGTCTACGCGGAACGCCTGAAGCGGCGTGGTCACGATGTGTTGCTCGTGCACCCGCCCAACGCGCAACCGTCGTTCCGCGCCCGCGTCCGCAGTCTTGTTCGCGGGCAGGGCTGGCCGCGTGTGCCGCATGTGTATCCCTCGCATTTGGACGGTCTTGATGTGCCTCGCAAATTGCTCGACCGATGGCGGCCAATTACCGCGCAGGATGTCCCCGATGCGGACGTAGTCGTGGCGACGTGGTGGGAGACTGCGGAATGGGTCAGCGCGCTTCCGCAGAGCAAGGGCGCCAAAGCGTACTTCATTCAGCATTACGAGGTTCACGACAACCAGCCGGTTGAACGTGTAAAGCAGACATGGTCGCTGCCGTTCCACAAAATCGTGGTGGCGCAGTGGCTTGCGGACATCGCGCGCGACTCCTACGGCGACGGCGACGTTTCGCTTGTGCCGAACAGCGTCGATCTTGACGTGTTTCATGCCCCGGCCCGCGGAAAGCAACCGGCGCCCACCGTCGGTTTTATGCACGCAGTTGTTCCCTGGAAGGGCACCGATCTGGCGTGCAAGGGTATACGCATCGCGCGCGAATCGATTGGACGTATCGACTGCGTTTCGTTTGGCATGCACCCACCCACCGCAGCGCATCCCGTGCCGTCGGATACCCGGTTTACGCTGTTGCCCGGTGCTGAGGCCATCCGCGACATCTACGCGCAATGCGATGCGTGGATCGTCGCAAGCCGCTCCGAAGGATTCGGGCTTCCCATTCTTGAAGCGATGGCGTGCCGCACGCCCGTAATCGCGACCCCAACGGGCGCTGCGCCCGAGTTGGTGGGGCAGGGGGGAGGCATTCTCGTCAATCACGAAAGCCCGCGCGCCATAGCCGACGCAATTCTTCGCGTCGCGCGCATGAGTGACGCACAGTGGCGCGCGATGTCCGATCGGGCGTACGAAACTGCGCGCGGCTACACCTGGGACGATGCCGTGGATCGTTTCGAGGCAGCGCTTCACGCCGCCTGCGCGAAGAGCGAATCGCGCTCCCGCGCAAATGCCGACGGGGCGATGGCCCCGCGGCGCCGCGAGGTGCGCGCATGA
- a CDS encoding O-antigen ligase domain-containing protein, whose translation MKVPADASFLVPVAMFGWPFALVALFMLLPARRAVVTGLIVAWLFLPVAEYEFKGIPEYNKMTATSMSLFLATLLFEPNRVLSFRPKWIDLPMAVLCACPLMSSLSNGLGLYDGLSESNGQLLRWGLPYFIGRLYFTDYESMRDLAFGIFLGGLAYLPFCWFEMRMSPQLHRLTYGYHQHGFMQTIRYGGYRPMVFLQHGLMVGMWMVTATLAGLALWKSGVVRHIRGIPMWAFLAVLLVTTVMCRSSGAIVLLAVGLGLFAAVKYLRSPAALIGLGAVCVLYVFARSAGVWDGSQLTELTRTVFGPERAQSVETRFYNEEALSARARQQPVFGWGGWGRSRIYDDRGKDITITDSLWIITLGTNGAFGVAAVLAAILLPPLLLFRKVPVAWWVHPVVAPTACMAVIVLLWMVDNLLNNMLNPVYVVTIGGLAGIRPLSQTDVGIVSIRRIVKRPFTPRRKRGRVVPPRRPRVPDSQAL comes from the coding sequence ATGAAGGTCCCCGCCGACGCAAGTTTCCTGGTGCCGGTTGCCATGTTCGGGTGGCCGTTCGCGCTTGTCGCGCTGTTTATGTTGTTGCCCGCGCGCCGGGCGGTCGTCACCGGGCTAATTGTTGCCTGGCTGTTCCTGCCCGTCGCGGAGTACGAGTTCAAGGGCATCCCCGAGTACAACAAAATGACCGCGACGTCGATGTCATTGTTTCTGGCGACGCTGCTGTTCGAACCAAATCGGGTCCTGTCATTTCGGCCGAAGTGGATCGATCTGCCGATGGCGGTGCTGTGCGCATGCCCGCTAATGTCGTCGTTGTCCAACGGCCTTGGGCTGTACGACGGACTGTCTGAGTCCAACGGGCAATTGCTGCGGTGGGGCTTGCCGTATTTCATCGGGCGACTGTACTTCACCGACTACGAATCGATGCGTGACTTGGCGTTCGGCATATTCCTTGGCGGTCTCGCGTACCTGCCGTTCTGCTGGTTCGAGATGCGAATGAGCCCGCAGCTCCATCGCCTTACCTACGGCTACCATCAACACGGTTTCATGCAGACGATCCGGTACGGTGGATACCGCCCGATGGTGTTCTTGCAGCACGGCTTGATGGTCGGCATGTGGATGGTCACGGCGACCCTCGCCGGGCTTGCGCTTTGGAAATCGGGTGTCGTGCGGCACATTCGCGGCATCCCGATGTGGGCGTTCCTTGCCGTACTTCTCGTTACGACGGTCATGTGCCGAAGCAGCGGCGCGATCGTATTGCTTGCCGTCGGTCTCGGATTGTTCGCAGCGGTCAAGTACCTGCGTTCGCCGGCGGCGCTGATCGGGCTCGGGGCGGTGTGCGTCTTGTACGTTTTCGCGCGGTCCGCCGGTGTGTGGGACGGCTCGCAGCTCACCGAACTGACGCGCACGGTGTTTGGGCCGGAGCGCGCGCAGTCCGTGGAAACGCGCTTCTACAACGAAGAAGCACTGTCGGCGCGCGCCCGCCAACAACCGGTGTTTGGTTGGGGCGGTTGGGGCCGTTCGCGCATCTATGACGATAGGGGCAAGGATATTACGATTACCGACAGCCTTTGGATCATCACACTCGGTACTAACGGCGCTTTCGGCGTTGCCGCGGTCCTCGCCGCGATCCTGTTGCCGCCGTTACTGCTATTCCGCAAGGTGCCGGTGGCATGGTGGGTGCATCCCGTCGTCGCGCCCACGGCGTGCATGGCGGTCATTGTCCTTTTGTGGATGGTCGACAATCTGCTGAACAATATGCTCAATCCTGTTTACGTGGTCACGATCGGCGGCTTGGCGGGAATTCGCCCGCTGTCGCAAACCGACGTTGGAATCGTAAGCATTCGGCGGATCGTCAAAAGGCCATTTACACCACGGCGCAAACGCGGGCGCGTAGTTCCGCCGCGCCGGCCGCGCGTCCCGGATTCACAAGCGCTCTAA
- a CDS encoding glycosyltransferase has protein sequence MNNDTSMLLVLPVPYRRHGDALLFEAQACNGIAKWADGFSSLVVACPVIPDRLLAADASIVWKDVREIPCPDRVQFVPLPWAYGVGEFARAYGPTRKLLQGHIARCRYLQFAPWGLLGDWASVAALEAIKLKRAYALHFDIVNHVRHLRSAAGQGLLRRIKATIEAPLMDRLHIHLARRCALGLWHGFDTYTYYSPYCANSHNIHDVHTKPEDCITADDCEAKAREAERAPSLRVCYPGRMVTIKAPLDWVRAVGHARALGAKIEGAWIGDGPQLEDVRALASELGLNDCLSLPGFVSDRERVLNTIRNSHVMPFAHVTPESPRCLLESLLSGTPIVGYENAFARDLLDGYGGGSLVPLYDWKKLGEELARLEKDRHALSEMIRAAGTNGARFNDDAVFEERSALIKKHLP, from the coding sequence GTGAACAACGATACAAGCATGCTGCTGGTGTTGCCGGTTCCGTACCGGCGGCACGGTGACGCGTTGCTGTTCGAGGCGCAGGCGTGCAACGGAATTGCGAAATGGGCCGACGGCTTTTCCTCCCTCGTCGTTGCATGCCCTGTCATACCGGACCGTCTGCTGGCGGCGGACGCCTCAATTGTCTGGAAGGACGTGCGGGAAATACCGTGCCCGGACCGTGTCCAGTTTGTGCCGTTACCGTGGGCCTACGGCGTGGGCGAGTTCGCGCGCGCGTATGGTCCTACGCGTAAATTGTTGCAGGGGCACATCGCACGCTGCCGCTATCTCCAGTTCGCGCCGTGGGGGCTTCTGGGCGATTGGGCGTCGGTGGCCGCGCTTGAAGCGATAAAGCTAAAGCGCGCGTACGCGCTGCATTTTGACATCGTCAATCACGTCAGGCATTTGCGATCAGCGGCAGGACAAGGCCTTTTGCGCCGCATCAAAGCAACGATCGAGGCGCCGCTGATGGACCGGCTCCACATCCATCTCGCGCGGCGGTGCGCGCTTGGACTGTGGCACGGGTTTGATACTTATACGTACTACAGCCCTTATTGCGCGAACAGCCATAACATCCATGACGTTCACACCAAGCCGGAGGATTGCATTACCGCGGACGATTGCGAAGCCAAGGCGCGCGAAGCCGAGCGCGCGCCGTCGCTGCGCGTTTGCTACCCCGGGCGCATGGTAACGATCAAGGCGCCGCTGGATTGGGTGCGCGCGGTCGGGCACGCGCGCGCACTCGGGGCGAAGATTGAAGGCGCATGGATAGGGGATGGACCCCAGTTGGAGGACGTCCGGGCGCTGGCTAGCGAACTTGGGCTAAACGATTGCCTATCGTTGCCCGGCTTTGTGTCCGATCGCGAACGTGTGCTGAACACGATTCGAAACTCGCATGTGATGCCGTTTGCGCACGTGACTCCCGAGTCGCCGCGGTGCCTCCTCGAATCGCTGCTGTCAGGCACACCCATCGTCGGATACGAAAATGCGTTCGCGCGCGATCTGCTGGACGGATACGGCGGCGGATCGCTTGTGCCCTTGTACGACTGGAAAAAATTGGGCGAGGAATTGGCGCGGTTGGAAAAAGACCGCCACGCGCTGTCCGAGATGATTCGCGCGGCAGGGACAAACGGAGCGCGCTTCAACGACGATGCCGTCTTTGAAGAACGGAGCGCGCTAATCAAAAAACACTTGCCGTGA
- a CDS encoding HlyC/CorC family transporter codes for MIVLIVAMSAALVISALCSLLEATLLSLTPTQVARFGESHPTVMHTWQKLKSEIKRPIAVILVLNTFSHTIGAAVAGAQFESLYGKEWLATFSIVFSILILQFTEILPKTLGVRYNALLAPIVGIPLYAVVRASAPFIAVINLINRPFEGRQRKDHSGGTVDEIAALAGMARLSNLIGEYEESIIKNATKMSLTKVDSVMIPHDQITFLSTAQTMTDAVLTAHWDPHTRFPICDEGDHDRVLGYINFKELVYRARTNPSDPSLRGIIRPVHFVHQDESAAELLRMFVEQHVHMAIVRDDNDKTLGLVTMEDLVEELVGELEDEFDRLPRMCHALSGGTWMVGGGFPASKLDDVLGVTLENARGSTSAWLIDRMKRLPRVNEVHQEAGYEFLIRRTRRGKIFEVSVSKPRPVAARP; via the coding sequence ATGATTGTCCTGATCGTTGCGATGTCCGCGGCGCTGGTGATTTCGGCCCTCTGCTCGCTGCTCGAAGCGACGCTGCTCAGCCTAACCCCGACGCAGGTGGCGCGGTTTGGGGAGTCCCACCCGACCGTGATGCACACGTGGCAAAAGCTTAAATCCGAGATCAAGCGTCCCATCGCCGTCATTCTGGTGCTGAATACCTTTTCGCACACAATTGGTGCGGCGGTGGCGGGCGCTCAGTTCGAAAGCCTGTATGGAAAGGAATGGCTTGCGACGTTCTCTATCGTCTTCTCCATTCTCATCCTGCAATTCACCGAAATCCTGCCGAAGACCCTCGGCGTACGGTACAACGCCCTCCTCGCGCCGATTGTCGGCATACCGCTCTACGCCGTGGTGAGGGCCTCCGCGCCGTTTATCGCCGTGATCAATCTCATTAACAGGCCCTTTGAGGGACGCCAAAGGAAGGACCATTCGGGGGGAACGGTGGACGAAATTGCCGCGCTTGCGGGCATGGCGCGCCTGTCCAACCTCATCGGCGAATACGAGGAATCCATCATAAAAAACGCGACGAAAATGTCGCTCACCAAAGTCGACAGCGTGATGATCCCCCACGATCAGATCACATTTTTGTCAACCGCGCAGACGATGACCGACGCCGTGCTCACGGCGCATTGGGACCCGCACACGCGCTTTCCCATCTGCGACGAGGGCGACCATGACCGCGTACTCGGGTACATCAACTTCAAGGAACTGGTATACCGCGCGCGGACAAACCCCTCCGACCCAAGCTTGCGCGGGATTATTCGTCCCGTCCATTTCGTCCATCAGGACGAATCGGCCGCCGAACTGCTTCGTATGTTTGTCGAGCAGCATGTGCACATGGCGATCGTGCGGGACGATAACGACAAGACGCTGGGCCTTGTCACGATGGAAGACCTTGTCGAGGAATTGGTCGGCGAACTCGAGGACGAATTTGACCGCTTGCCGCGCATGTGCCATGCCCTCAGCGGGGGAACGTGGATGGTCGGCGGGGGATTTCCCGCCTCCAAATTGGACGACGTACTGGGCGTGACGCTCGAAAACGCGCGCGGCAGCACGTCCGCCTGGCTCATCGACCGTATGAAGCGGCTCCCGAGGGTAAACGAGGTACACCAGGAAGCCGGATACGAGTTTCTAATCCGGCGCACGCGGCGCGGGAAGATTTTCGAAGTGTCCGTGTCCAAACCGCGTCCAGTGGCGGCGCGTCCGTGA